A region of Nostoc sp. 'Peltigera membranacea cyanobiont' N6 DNA encodes the following proteins:
- a CDS encoding beta-ketoacyl-ACP synthase, translating to MVKVCVTGIGLISALGGSLEDSWQNLLAGKSGIRLHQPFPELKPLPLGLISQQPSELTILTQMVVASALQDAGLVPPLTDCAVVIGSSRSYQASWERLARLMYEDAENLPVSHFGNWLDILPHINAIAAARQIGASGIVLAPMAACATGIWSIAQAALLIQTGQCQQAIAGAVEAPITPLTLAGFQQMGALAKTGAYPFDLHREGLVLGEGAAVFVLESAELAKQRQAKVYGEILGFGLTNDAYHSNSPEPEGKSAIAAIKQCLERSCLTPNDIDYIHSHGTATQLNDQMESMVIQRLFPQGVAISSTKGSTGHTLGASGALGVAFSLMALKHQILPPCVGLQQPEFNLDIVTTARLSKLNQILCLSFGFGGQNVAIALAKYSFA from the coding sequence TTGGTTAAGGTTTGTGTTACTGGTATTGGTTTGATTTCCGCCTTGGGTGGAAGCTTAGAAGATAGCTGGCAAAATCTGCTAGCAGGTAAATCTGGAATTAGGTTACATCAACCATTTCCAGAACTAAAACCACTTCCTCTAGGTTTGATTTCTCAACAACCATCTGAGTTGACAATATTAACTCAGATGGTTGTTGCTTCTGCTTTGCAAGATGCTGGGTTAGTTCCACCTTTAACTGATTGCGCTGTAGTTATTGGATCTAGTCGCTCTTATCAAGCATCTTGGGAGAGGCTGGCGCGGCTAATGTATGAAGATGCGGAAAATTTGCCCGTTTCTCATTTTGGAAATTGGCTAGATATATTACCTCATATCAATGCGATCGCAGCTGCAAGACAAATCGGTGCATCAGGTATAGTTTTAGCACCAATGGCAGCTTGTGCAACAGGAATTTGGTCTATCGCCCAAGCAGCTTTACTTATCCAAACTGGGCAATGTCAACAGGCGATCGCAGGTGCAGTGGAAGCACCAATTACACCCTTAACTTTAGCTGGGTTTCAGCAGATGGGTGCTTTGGCGAAAACTGGGGCTTATCCCTTTGATTTGCACCGAGAAGGCTTAGTTTTGGGCGAAGGCGCAGCTGTATTTGTCTTAGAATCAGCAGAGTTGGCAAAGCAGCGTCAAGCAAAAGTGTATGGTGAAATTCTCGGTTTCGGCTTAACTAACGACGCATATCATAGTAATTCACCAGAACCTGAAGGCAAAAGTGCGATCGCAGCTATCAAACAATGTCTAGAACGTAGTTGTTTGACACCAAATGATATTGATTATATTCATTCTCATGGCACAGCTACCCAGCTAAATGACCAGATGGAGAGCATGGTAATCCAGCGTTTGTTTCCCCAAGGTGTGGCAATTAGTTCTACTAAAGGAAGCACAGGCCATACACTAGGAGCATCGGGAGCATTAGGCGTAGCTTTTTCTCTCATGGCATTGAAGCATCAAATATTACCACCTTGTGTAGGATTGCAGCAGCCAGAATTTAATTTAGATATTGTTACAACAGCACGCCTCAGTAAACTTAACCAGATATTATGTTTGAGTTTTGGCTTTGGTGGACAGAATGTAGCGATCGCCTTAGCTAAATACAGCTTTGCATAA
- a CDS encoding Glu/Leu/Phe/Val family dehydrogenase gives MISKSLLPLEPASPAHICPFDQACSYLEAAAKELNLNQGLLEILSHPRKVVTVSIPVKLDDGEIQVLAGHRVQHSDVLGPYKGGIRFHPAVTLREVSALAMLMTWKCALLGIPYGGGKGGIAIDPKRYSVGELERISRRYISELIKDIGPSVDIPAPDMGTSAREMAWMMDTYSVNVGHAVPGVVTGKPLSIGGSLGREMATGRGTMIIVREALADRGKSLVGVRVAIQGFGNVGGAAAELLYEAGAKIIAVSTGAGGIFSEVGLDIPALKIYAAENGKSIIGFPQSVPISNADLLTLPCDVLIPAALENQITQENVNQVQAQIVAEAANGPVTLEANLALEARGVMVLPDILANAGGVVVSYLEWVQGLSYVFWDEERVNREMEHLMVQAYRKVIHQSEARQISLRLAAYTLGVGRVAQALTDRGLYP, from the coding sequence ATGATTTCAAAATCATTACTACCGCTAGAACCTGCTTCTCCAGCGCATATATGCCCATTTGACCAAGCCTGTAGCTACTTAGAAGCAGCAGCTAAAGAATTAAATTTAAATCAGGGTTTGCTGGAAATTCTCAGCCATCCACGTAAAGTTGTCACAGTTTCCATTCCCGTGAAACTAGATGATGGGGAAATACAGGTTCTCGCTGGACACCGGGTACAGCACTCCGATGTTTTAGGCCCCTACAAGGGTGGAATTCGTTTCCATCCAGCTGTGACATTGCGCGAAGTATCGGCTCTGGCAATGCTGATGACCTGGAAATGTGCCTTGTTAGGTATTCCTTATGGTGGTGGGAAGGGTGGCATTGCTATAGATCCAAAACGCTACAGTGTTGGCGAATTAGAGCGAATCAGTCGCCGTTATATCAGCGAGTTGATAAAAGATATTGGGCCTTCCGTAGATATTCCTGCGCCAGATATGGGGACTTCTGCCCGTGAAATGGCTTGGATGATGGACACTTACTCTGTAAATGTCGGTCATGCTGTACCAGGAGTTGTAACTGGAAAACCCCTTTCGATTGGTGGTTCGCTGGGGCGAGAAATGGCAACCGGACGTGGCACGATGATTATTGTGCGTGAGGCGCTAGCAGATCGAGGTAAATCCTTAGTAGGAGTGCGAGTAGCTATTCAGGGTTTTGGTAATGTCGGTGGTGCCGCAGCTGAATTACTATATGAAGCAGGGGCGAAAATTATCGCTGTTTCAACTGGCGCTGGGGGAATATTTTCCGAAGTTGGTCTTGATATTCCCGCGTTGAAAATCTATGCTGCTGAAAATGGCAAGAGTATTATAGGTTTCCCACAATCTGTACCAATTAGCAATGCAGATTTATTAACTTTACCTTGCGATGTATTAATACCAGCCGCTTTAGAAAACCAGATTACACAAGAAAATGTGAATCAGGTGCAAGCGCAAATTGTCGCAGAAGCAGCTAACGGACCGGTTACTCTTGAGGCTAACTTGGCATTAGAGGCGCGGGGTGTGATGGTTCTACCGGATATATTGGCGAATGCTGGCGGTGTGGTAGTCAGTTATTTGGAATGGGTGCAGGGTCTTTCCTACGTATTTTGGGATGAGGAGCGCGTCAACCGCGAAATGGAACATTTGATGGTGCAAGCCTACCGCAAGGTGATTCACCAGTCAGAGGCGCGGCAAATTTCTCTGCGGTTAGCAGCTTACACTTTAGGAGTAGGTAGAGTTGCCCAGGCGTTGACTGACAGAGGTCTTTATCCCTAA
- a CDS encoding polysaccharide deacetylase family protein has product MIDNKPSLSTSEKLVGLLILCGSFSLILIILNKINLFKFQSKQTLNVNNIAADVGTQQRVQEFKTTILKSWQQEAQVKGFSDSIPSSFQGAIIEAAKLSPPQKIIALTFDDGPWPESTAEVLDILKKNQIKGTFFVVGQNVKNYPNLLKQEIAEGHVIGNHTWHHWYQFLNPQAAAYEIDHTSDLIFQTTGLKTNLFRPPGGVMHNGVVDYARNSKYAIILWSSDSVDYSRPSVPKLIGNVFREAKPGGIVLMHDGGGNRSKTVQALPEIIANFRNQGYRFVTIPELLQIQDKSQKLIVKQK; this is encoded by the coding sequence GTGATCGATAATAAGCCGAGTCTTTCGACTTCAGAAAAATTAGTTGGTTTGCTTATCTTATGTGGTAGTTTTAGTCTGATTTTAATCATCTTGAACAAAATAAATCTTTTTAAATTTCAATCAAAACAGACTCTAAATGTAAATAATATAGCGGCAGATGTAGGAACTCAACAGCGAGTTCAAGAATTCAAGACAACGATCCTGAAAAGTTGGCAGCAAGAAGCACAAGTAAAAGGTTTTTCTGACTCTATTCCATCAAGTTTTCAAGGTGCGATAATTGAGGCGGCAAAACTCTCTCCGCCTCAAAAAATAATTGCTCTCACCTTTGATGATGGCCCTTGGCCTGAAAGTACAGCAGAAGTGTTAGATATCCTGAAAAAAAACCAGATCAAAGGGACGTTTTTTGTGGTTGGGCAGAATGTCAAAAATTATCCCAACTTACTCAAGCAGGAGATTGCTGAAGGTCATGTCATTGGCAACCACACTTGGCATCACTGGTATCAATTCTTGAATCCACAAGCCGCCGCTTATGAAATTGACCACACTTCCGATCTGATTTTTCAAACTACAGGCTTAAAAACAAATTTATTTCGACCACCTGGAGGAGTGATGCATAATGGCGTTGTTGACTATGCTAGAAATAGTAAATATGCGATTATTTTGTGGTCATCTGACTCTGTAGACTATTCCCGTCCTTCTGTTCCCAAATTAATCGGTAATGTATTCAGAGAGGCAAAACCTGGCGGAATTGTGTTGATGCATGATGGCGGTGGTAATCGTTCTAAGACTGTACAAGCTTTACCAGAAATTATTGCCAACTTTCGCAATCAGGGCTATCGATTTGTTACCATCCCTGAACTATTACAAATTCAAGATAAAAGCCAAAAGTTGATCGTTAAACAAAAGTAA
- a CDS encoding serine hydrolase, with amino-acid sequence MKLRGFLLTIISTFLLTSPSLAASIKSPTFDSNRSHLESTRDFKFLLTNFPSKVTIQKSLIPQLNQPDIFTNINNPSLFGGTIPLGKEIPELKSQVRALMTHYSFLKPGMFFLDIETGNYLNIDGEKVFPAASTIKYPILIALFEQVDAGNIKLDDKLVMRRDLVASGSGDLQYKRAGIKLSVMETVNKMITISDNTASNMIIDRLGGKAKLNQRFHTWGLKNTVIRNMLGDFKGTNTTSPADLVRLSALVDQHKLISESSQFQVLDVLRHCHNNKLLAAGVGKGGSIAHKTGDIGFLVGDAGIISLPNGKHYLAGIFVIRPHDDERGREFVRQVSRIVYQYLDRPKLSQEY; translated from the coding sequence ATGAAATTACGCGGATTTTTACTAACTATTATTAGTACTTTCTTACTAACCTCACCAAGTTTAGCAGCTAGCATAAAATCTCCAACATTCGATTCTAATCGGAGTCATTTAGAGTCAACAAGAGATTTTAAGTTTTTATTGACTAACTTTCCAAGTAAAGTCACTATACAGAAAAGTTTGATTCCTCAACTCAATCAACCAGATATATTCACGAATATAAATAATCCTTCTTTATTTGGTGGAACTATCCCATTAGGTAAAGAAATCCCAGAGTTAAAGTCTCAAGTGAGAGCATTAATGACTCATTACAGTTTTCTCAAACCGGGAATGTTTTTCTTAGATATAGAAACAGGAAACTATTTGAATATTGATGGCGAAAAAGTATTTCCGGCAGCTAGTACTATTAAATATCCGATTTTAATTGCTTTATTTGAACAAGTAGATGCTGGGAATATCAAACTTGATGACAAGCTAGTGATGCGGCGTGACTTAGTAGCGAGTGGTTCCGGTGACTTGCAGTATAAACGAGCAGGAATCAAGCTGAGTGTAATGGAAACTGTTAACAAAATGATTACGATCAGTGATAATACTGCTAGTAACATGATTATCGATCGTCTAGGCGGGAAAGCAAAACTCAATCAGCGTTTCCATACTTGGGGGCTAAAAAACACAGTAATCCGCAATATGTTAGGAGACTTTAAAGGTACTAATACCACTAGCCCAGCAGATTTAGTCAGGTTGTCAGCCTTGGTTGACCAACATAAGTTGATTTCAGAAAGTAGTCAGTTCCAAGTTTTAGATGTCTTGCGTCATTGTCATAATAATAAGTTGCTGGCGGCTGGTGTGGGTAAGGGTGGAAGTATTGCTCATAAAACTGGAGATATTGGATTTTTGGTTGGGGATGCAGGAATTATTAGTTTGCCAAATGGTAAGCATTACTTGGCAGGGATTTTTGTGATTAGACCCCATGACGATGAACGAGGAAGGGAGTTTGTCCGTCAAGTTTCGCGGATAGTTTATCAGTATCTAGATCGACCAAAATTATCTCAGGAGTATTAG
- a CDS encoding SpoIID/LytB domain-containing protein, with the protein MKCQFLLNALFAQMKVGHWWISALLWMALATPSKASVILRIAIERGVNQVTVGSSTTALVKDSTGKTLGKLPAMSSFYAQAVPGGVALDKWQSGLFWIEPTGKGFVYIGEHWYRGRTLVVPTDKGLTAVNWVDDKEYLYSVVGGEMDTEWPAEALKAQAVAARTFALYEREKRRNNPVYDLGDSPDRWQNYKGVINETPSTYAAVDATDKQVLTYKDSIILSVFHDCSGGHTENVEDVWGSHEPYLRAVEDYDQNVSECKWVKTFSPTEISARISGVGNVLDMIAQTYSPFGSVKVLKIVGDKGTKLLQGEEVRTALKIKSTHFILTKAANGSFVLQGLGYGHALGMSQWGAYNLAKRGANYLQILGHYYQGVALSTINPK; encoded by the coding sequence ATGAAATGCCAATTCTTACTAAACGCTTTGTTCGCACAGATGAAAGTAGGTCATTGGTGGATAAGTGCCTTATTGTGGATGGCTTTAGCTACTCCAAGCAAAGCATCTGTAATCTTGCGAATTGCAATTGAGAGGGGAGTTAATCAGGTAACAGTTGGTAGTTCTACGACTGCTTTGGTTAAAGATAGTACTGGTAAGACTCTCGGAAAATTACCAGCAATGAGTTCATTTTATGCCCAAGCAGTTCCAGGGGGTGTGGCTTTAGATAAATGGCAGTCTGGTTTATTTTGGATTGAACCGACAGGTAAGGGATTTGTTTACATTGGCGAACACTGGTATCGAGGTAGAACTCTCGTTGTCCCTACAGACAAAGGACTAACGGCTGTTAACTGGGTTGATGATAAAGAATATCTCTATAGTGTTGTTGGTGGCGAAATGGATACTGAGTGGCCTGCTGAAGCTTTGAAAGCGCAAGCAGTTGCTGCCCGAACTTTTGCTCTCTATGAGCGGGAAAAACGGCGTAATAATCCTGTTTACGATTTAGGTGATAGTCCAGATCGTTGGCAGAATTATAAAGGAGTAATCAATGAAACTCCTAGTACTTATGCTGCCGTCGATGCGACTGATAAACAAGTACTAACTTATAAAGACAGTATTATTCTTTCAGTCTTTCATGATTGTTCTGGAGGGCATACTGAAAATGTCGAAGATGTTTGGGGAAGCCACGAACCTTACCTGCGGGCTGTTGAAGATTACGATCAAAATGTTAGCGAGTGCAAATGGGTGAAAACTTTCTCCCCTACAGAAATTAGCGCCAGAATTTCTGGTGTAGGTAATGTTTTAGATATGATTGCACAAACCTACTCACCTTTTGGTAGTGTTAAAGTCTTAAAAATTGTTGGTGATAAAGGAACCAAATTACTGCAAGGTGAAGAAGTACGTACAGCCCTGAAGATTAAAAGTACCCATTTTATCCTTACCAAAGCAGCAAATGGTAGTTTTGTACTTCAAGGACTTGGCTACGGTCATGCTTTAGGCATGAGTCAATGGGGCGCGTACAATTTAGCTAAAAGAGGAGCAAACTACCTGCAAATTTTAGGGCATTATTATCAGGGTGTAGCTTTAAGCACAATTAACCCAAAGTAA
- the zwf gene encoding glucose-6-phosphate dehydrogenase, protein MTAATTPQVPVEPSIHSAKPCAIVIFGAAGDLTKRLLLPALYNLKVNNLLPQEFAIIGVAHTSMSQDDFRSKLSQDIHEFATVSVEDRLWQPLEQRLYYLAGEFQSADTYHQLQDLLTQVDRECGTQGNYLFYLATASNFFCDIVTQLGASGLVREDNNQWRRVIIEKPFGHDLDSARTLNKSISAVLEEKQIYRIDHYLGKETVQNILVFRFGNGLFEPIWNREHIDRVQITVAETVGVEGRGNFYEGTGALRDMVQNHLFQLLAMTAMEPPISFSADEVRDEKSKLLKSIIPFTAETVQTHTVRGQYGAGTVKDTQVPAYRSESRVASDSTTETYAALKLNIDNWRWAGVPFYLRTGKRLAQRVTEIAIQFKQVPSLLFRNTSMDRLTPNFLTIRIQPKEGIHLQFGAKVPGPAMTMDAVEMNFCYNDRFGKIPSTGYETLLYDCMIGDATLFQRSDNVELGWKVVSPILEAWATSSENLTTYTAGSWGPLAADDLLIRDGWQWLPIHP, encoded by the coding sequence ATGACGGCTGCCACCACGCCCCAGGTTCCTGTTGAACCCTCAATCCATTCAGCAAAACCCTGTGCGATCGTTATCTTTGGAGCAGCAGGAGATTTAACCAAGCGTCTGTTGCTTCCCGCTCTCTACAACCTAAAAGTTAACAATTTGCTGCCACAGGAATTTGCGATTATTGGAGTTGCACACACTTCAATGAGCCAAGACGATTTTCGCAGCAAACTCTCTCAAGACATCCATGAGTTCGCAACAGTTTCTGTAGAGGATCGTCTCTGGCAACCGCTTGAGCAACGATTGTACTATCTTGCAGGTGAATTTCAATCAGCTGACACTTACCATCAGTTGCAAGACTTACTCACTCAAGTCGATCGAGAATGTGGCACTCAGGGAAACTATTTGTTCTATTTGGCAACTGCCTCTAACTTCTTTTGCGATATCGTTACACAACTGGGTGCGTCAGGATTGGTGCGTGAAGACAATAATCAATGGCGGCGAGTCATCATTGAGAAACCCTTTGGACACGACTTGGATTCGGCTCGTACCCTGAACAAATCCATTAGTGCTGTCCTTGAAGAAAAACAGATATACCGCATCGATCACTATCTGGGAAAAGAGACTGTACAAAACATTCTGGTATTTCGGTTTGGTAATGGCTTGTTTGAACCGATTTGGAATCGCGAACATATCGATCGCGTACAGATTACCGTTGCCGAAACTGTTGGAGTCGAAGGCAGAGGCAATTTCTATGAAGGCACTGGGGCATTACGGGACATGGTGCAAAACCATCTGTTTCAACTGCTGGCAATGACGGCGATGGAACCGCCAATCTCGTTTTCAGCCGATGAGGTGCGTGATGAAAAGTCAAAACTATTGAAGTCCATTATTCCGTTCACTGCTGAAACTGTGCAAACTCATACTGTAAGGGGACAGTATGGTGCGGGAACGGTGAAGGATACTCAAGTGCCTGCTTATCGCTCGGAGTCACGAGTTGCATCAGATTCTACCACTGAAACTTATGCTGCCTTGAAGTTGAACATCGACAACTGGCGCTGGGCAGGGGTACCGTTTTATCTCCGAACCGGCAAGCGTCTGGCTCAACGGGTAACTGAAATTGCGATTCAATTTAAGCAAGTACCGTCATTATTGTTTCGCAATACCTCGATGGATCGCCTCACACCCAATTTTTTGACCATCCGCATTCAACCAAAGGAGGGAATTCACCTCCAATTTGGTGCGAAGGTGCCTGGCCCCGCGATGACAATGGATGCGGTGGAAATGAACTTTTGCTACAACGATCGCTTTGGCAAGATCCCAAGTACTGGCTATGAAACCTTGCTCTACGACTGTATGATTGGTGATGCGACTTTGTTTCAGCGATCTGACAACGTAGAATTGGGCTGGAAGGTCGTCAGCCCCATTCTGGAGGCTTGGGCAACTTCGTCTGAAAATTTGACAACCTACACAGCAGGCTCATGGGGGCCATTGGCAGCAGATGATTTGTTGATCCGCGATGGTTGGCAATGGCTGCCGATTCATCCATGA
- the hpsP gene encoding hormogonium polysaccharide biosynthesis glycosyltransferase HpsP: protein MKILQIVPSISLIYGGPSQMVLGLAPALVKEGLEVTILTTDSNGDNGQTPLDVPLNRPIKQDGYEIIYFRCAPFHRYKFSLDLLNWLKRHAHEFDIAHIHALFSPISSAAAIVCRQQKLPYIFRPLGTLDPADLRKKKQLKQLYVAMIERKNLAGAAAIHFTSDQEAKISERFGVSTPDLVIPLGVIPRQSSMKNVCSQLKIPKDVPLILFMSRIDPKKGLNLLIPALEKLLAVGYKFHFVLAGTNPQDPDYEQKIISQIQNSPLRSHTTITGFVTGELKVSLLQSADLFVLPSYYENFGIAVAEAMVAGVPVLISDQVHICQQIRDSESGWVGATDVQVLLELLQEALQNPAERQRRGLNAQKYALENFSWDAIARQTIQAYQKILANK from the coding sequence ATGAAGATATTACAAATTGTCCCCTCTATTTCTTTGATTTATGGCGGGCCTAGTCAAATGGTACTAGGATTAGCTCCAGCGTTGGTAAAAGAGGGATTGGAAGTTACAATTCTCACAACTGATAGTAATGGCGATAATGGCCAAACACCTCTGGATGTTCCTTTAAATCGCCCAATTAAACAAGATGGCTATGAAATAATTTACTTTCGTTGTGCGCCGTTTCATCGCTACAAATTTTCCCTCGATTTATTAAATTGGCTAAAACGTCACGCTCATGAGTTTGACATAGCACATATTCATGCTCTATTTTCTCCCATAAGTAGCGCTGCTGCTATTGTGTGTCGTCAGCAAAAGCTACCTTATATTTTCCGTCCTTTGGGTACTCTCGATCCGGCTGATTTACGCAAGAAAAAGCAATTAAAACAGCTTTATGTTGCAATGATAGAACGCAAAAATTTAGCTGGTGCGGCAGCAATTCATTTTACCAGCGACCAAGAAGCGAAAATATCAGAACGATTTGGAGTATCTACGCCAGATTTGGTGATTCCCTTGGGTGTGATTCCCCGTCAATCTTCTATGAAAAATGTATGCAGTCAGTTAAAAATACCAAAGGATGTGCCTTTAATACTGTTTATGTCACGAATTGACCCGAAAAAAGGGTTAAATTTGTTAATTCCAGCACTAGAGAAGCTGTTGGCGGTTGGTTATAAGTTTCATTTTGTCTTAGCTGGGACAAATCCTCAAGATCCAGATTACGAACAAAAGATAATATCCCAAATTCAAAATTCACCACTGCGATCGCACACTACAATTACAGGCTTTGTTACTGGTGAACTCAAAGTTAGTTTACTACAATCTGCTGATTTATTTGTCTTGCCTTCCTACTACGAAAATTTTGGGATTGCTGTAGCTGAAGCAATGGTTGCAGGTGTACCCGTATTAATATCTGACCAAGTGCATATTTGTCAACAAATACGTGATAGCGAGTCGGGTTGGGTAGGTGCAACAGATGTCCAAGTACTGTTAGAGTTACTCCAAGAAGCTTTGCAAAATCCCGCAGAACGCCAACGACGCGGATTGAACGCCCAAAAATATGCCTTGGAGAATTTTAGCTGGGATGCGATCGCAAGGCAAACAATCCAAGCCTACCAAAAAATCCTGGCAAACAAATGA
- the hpsO gene encoding hormogonium polysaccharide biosynthesis glycosyltransferase HpsO, producing MKILVASHTYIVDLNCEKLRALSQLEPGVEVTVVVPKRWKPGGVQNRIIETEYRDEGTFRIVPVSNFSQNHQGLLTFGADLISLLKQFRPQIIQVEQGSRGLAYTQMIALNQLLGLNAKNVFFTWWNLPYNLKLPIALLEKYNLDRSHGIISGNQDGAEVLRQRGYKGAIKVMPQLGVDESLFTPKAQPELAAKFGIEKEDFVVGFVGRFVQEKGLLTLLQALIALKNKPWKLLLLGRGELQTELIKVAAENNIKERLILIESVPHDEVANYINLMSTLVLPSETTYKFKTLTSAGWKEQFGHVLIEAMACQVPVIGSNSGEIPYVIGDAGLVFPEGDAQALANCLVQLMDKPDFAHSLGEMGYQKAMVKYTNKALAKQQLEFYQDLVISH from the coding sequence ATGAAAATCTTAGTTGCTAGTCACACTTATATCGTAGACCTCAACTGTGAGAAATTACGCGCTTTGTCTCAACTAGAACCGGGAGTTGAAGTGACAGTTGTAGTCCCAAAGCGCTGGAAACCAGGCGGCGTACAAAACAGAATTATTGAAACTGAATATCGTGATGAAGGCACATTTAGAATAGTTCCCGTTTCTAACTTTAGTCAAAATCATCAGGGACTCCTTACCTTTGGCGCTGATTTGATATCTTTGCTAAAACAATTTCGTCCGCAAATCATCCAAGTAGAACAAGGGTCTAGGGGGCTAGCTTATACTCAGATGATTGCTTTAAATCAGCTATTAGGACTCAATGCAAAAAATGTATTTTTTACCTGGTGGAATTTACCATATAATTTGAAATTACCAATTGCTTTATTAGAAAAATATAACCTCGATCGCAGCCACGGTATTATTTCTGGCAATCAAGACGGTGCAGAAGTTTTGCGACAACGGGGATATAAAGGGGCAATTAAAGTTATGCCGCAACTGGGCGTAGATGAAAGTTTATTTACTCCCAAAGCCCAACCAGAGTTAGCAGCTAAGTTTGGTATTGAGAAAGAAGATTTTGTAGTAGGTTTCGTTGGTAGATTTGTGCAAGAAAAGGGTTTGTTAACGCTTTTACAAGCCTTAATTGCATTGAAAAATAAGCCTTGGAAATTATTGCTGCTGGGACGGGGAGAGTTACAAACTGAATTAATCAAAGTTGCGGCAGAAAACAATATTAAAGAACGGCTAATTTTGATAGAAAGCGTCCCCCATGATGAGGTTGCAAACTATATCAATTTAATGAGTACTTTAGTATTGCCTTCAGAAACAACTTATAAGTTTAAAACTTTAACTTCTGCTGGCTGGAAAGAACAATTTGGTCATGTACTAATTGAAGCGATGGCTTGCCAAGTACCTGTGATTGGTTCTAACTCTGGTGAAATTCCCTATGTAATTGGCGATGCTGGTTTAGTATTTCCTGAAGGTGATGCTCAAGCCCTTGCTAATTGCTTAGTTCAATTAATGGATAAACCAGATTTTGCTCACAGCCTGGGTGAAATGGGTTATCAGAAAGCAATGGTTAAATATACAAATAAAGCTTTGGCTAAACAGCAATTAGAGTTTTATCAGGATTTAGTCATTAGTCATTAA
- the hpsN gene encoding hormogonium polysaccharide biosynthesis glycosyltransferase HpsN, whose amino-acid sequence MNNYPLISVVIPTYGREEALRDSIVDVLKQDYPNFEVLVVDQTQTHQPEIQAYLEEMAGVGKIKWLRLDWASLPGARNYAIRRASGEIILFIDDDVQLTSGLLAAHAKNYVQNPEVGAVAGRVFDRMKLGDSGGDLQIEYLPPEAMDPGIAWYHIDLVHTIKPQQVLTARGCNMSFRREIFTKYGLRFDERFRGSAVREESDFCLRVRKTGYKIWYDPEAHLVHLGEETGGCHDISMRSLKYQLTFYHNHFLLGLKNLTVTQSLRLYGRLFDCHVLGRPPCHKSGSPIKIATRAIFYILGFFKALGSVIQSLWNDGQIYSRLDEQV is encoded by the coding sequence ATGAATAATTATCCTTTAATTTCTGTAGTTATCCCGACTTATGGTCGAGAGGAAGCGCTACGGGATAGTATTGTAGATGTCCTGAAACAGGACTATCCAAATTTTGAAGTTTTAGTAGTAGACCAAACCCAAACCCACCAACCAGAAATTCAAGCCTATCTGGAAGAGATGGCAGGGGTAGGTAAAATTAAATGGTTGCGCTTAGATTGGGCAAGTTTACCAGGGGCGCGAAATTATGCTATCCGACGGGCTTCTGGTGAAATAATATTATTTATTGATGATGATGTTCAGCTAACCTCTGGATTGTTAGCAGCCCATGCAAAAAATTATGTGCAAAATCCTGAAGTGGGGGCTGTCGCCGGCCGGGTATTTGACAGAATGAAATTAGGTGATTCTGGAGGAGATTTACAGATTGAATATCTGCCTCCCGAAGCTATGGACCCAGGAATTGCTTGGTATCATATTGATTTAGTACATACGATAAAACCCCAGCAAGTGTTGACAGCGAGGGGTTGCAATATGTCATTTCGCCGCGAAATCTTTACTAAGTATGGGCTAAGGTTTGATGAGAGGTTTCGCGGTAGTGCAGTGCGGGAAGAGTCAGATTTTTGTTTGCGGGTGCGAAAGACGGGATATAAGATTTGGTACGACCCAGAAGCCCATTTGGTGCATTTAGGCGAAGAAACAGGGGGTTGTCATGATATTAGTATGCGATCGCTAAAATATCAACTCACCTTCTACCACAACCATTTCCTACTAGGGCTGAAAAACCTGACTGTGACTCAATCTTTGCGTTTATACGGTCGTTTATTTGACTGTCACGTTCTGGGACGACCACCTTGCCATAAAAGTGGTTCCCCTATCAAAATTGCCACTCGCGCTATTTTCTACATTTTGGGTTTTTTCAAAGCCTTGGGTAGTGTCATCCAATCGCTATGGAACGATGGTCAAATTTACAGTCGATTGGATGAACAAGTTTAG